The Macadamia integrifolia cultivar HAES 741 unplaced genomic scaffold, SCU_Mint_v3 scaffold1235, whole genome shotgun sequence genome contains a region encoding:
- the LOC122063179 gene encoding protein FAR1-RELATED SEQUENCE 5-like, which produces MDFGLHLGVSGEELGNPTATVVREGHNNELVESSDQGEIHQGENDIVSQSSSGRTLAGSEGNANLEPQVGMEFESETAVHAFYSAYAMRTGFIARSNKVYRSRRDRAIIGREYVCNKEGFRVPDKRRSVIKPRAPTRLGCKAMIAVKRLSSGKWTISRFVKEHSHPLTPGKNQKGSLLDQYPVSLFLL; this is translated from the exons A TGGATTTTGGACTTCATTTGGGGGTTAGTGGGGAGGAATTAGGGAATCCCACAGCTACGGTTGTTAGAGAGGGTCATAACAATGAATTGGTTGAAAGTTCTGATCAAGGGGAGATACATCAGGGTGAGAATGATATAGTATCTCAGAGTTCTTCTGGAAGAACTTTAGCTGGAAGTGAAGGGAATGCAAATTTAGAACCACAAGTGGGTATGGAGTTTGAGTCTGAAACAGCTGTACATGCATTTTATAGTGCATATGCTATGCGGACGGGATTCATAGCCCGCTCAAACAAAGTCTATCGTTCAAGGCGTGATCGGGCTATTATTGGTCGGGAATATGTGTGTAACAAAGAGGGTTTCCGAGTACCTGATAAGCGTCGGAGTGTAATCAAGCCACGGGCACCCACAAGGCTTGGTTGCAAAGCGATGATTGCTGTAAAAAGACTCAGTTCAGGGAAATGGACTATTTCCAGATTTGTGAAGGAGCACAGTCATCCACTAACTCCTGGAAAGAATCAAAAGGGTTCACTATTAGATCAATATCCGGTGAGTCTCTTCCTTTTATGA